One segment of Phyllobacterium zundukense DNA contains the following:
- a CDS encoding GntR family transcriptional regulator — MADTANTIKRLTRRTLSSQIAEEIRQAILSGAFPLGAQLNEMELAEKFGVSRGPVREALQRLIQEALLVSEPHRGVFIPELTDRDLSDIFFVREAIEGSAIRRVMMSEALPEISLSLKRLVVRMDEAARMEDWPLVADLDMEFHRQLVDAAGSSRLSRMYATVQAETKLCLLMLRGGYRGSAALVEEHRRLADIIASGDVAAAIEELPKHFGDPVRIMHKANAARERGSSSEAA, encoded by the coding sequence ATGGCAGATACGGCGAATACGATCAAACGGCTGACGCGGCGGACCCTGTCCAGCCAGATCGCCGAGGAAATCCGCCAGGCAATTCTTTCCGGCGCCTTCCCGCTCGGGGCACAGCTCAATGAAATGGAGCTGGCCGAAAAGTTCGGGGTCAGCCGGGGACCGGTGCGGGAGGCTCTGCAGCGGCTGATTCAAGAAGCACTGCTTGTCAGTGAACCACATCGGGGCGTCTTTATACCGGAACTGACAGACCGCGACTTGTCCGACATATTTTTTGTTCGCGAAGCAATTGAAGGCAGCGCCATTCGCCGTGTGATGATGTCAGAGGCACTGCCGGAGATCAGCCTCAGCTTGAAGCGGCTGGTCGTTCGTATGGACGAGGCTGCACGCATGGAAGACTGGCCGCTGGTCGCCGATCTGGACATGGAATTCCATCGCCAGCTGGTGGACGCTGCGGGAAGCTCCCGGTTGTCGCGCATGTACGCAACGGTGCAGGCCGAAACCAAGCTCTGCCTGCTCATGTTGAGGGGCGGCTATCGCGGCAGCGCGGCATTGGTGGAGGAGCATCGGCGTCTCGCGGATATTATCGCAAGCGGTGACGTTGCCGCCGCAATAGAAGAACTGCCGAAGCATTTCGGCGATCCGGTTCGTATCATGCATAAAGCCAATGCCGCGCGTGAAAGAGGGTCGTCATCCGAAGCCGCATGA
- a CDS encoding ABC transporter permease: MTINHYSEAPLAVVLYNQRQRPSVLSGVMSFIRRRHWTFFVGSTIFLVILATLLVAPWISPYDPAQQSLRFRLKPPSALYWLGTDHLGRDLLSRVLIGGRFTVTIAAVTVVLSVVIGTFIGIVSGRSRGLIDEVLMRIVDLLISIPDVVIAIFLVAIFGPGYGTLIASLTIVGWTPFARLARGLTLSIYSQEYIRAAEVLGCTRRFIIFRHVIPNTIRPIAAVAFLRFGHKLITVGGLSFLGLGVQPPAADWALMLADAQAYAERMPILVIAPGLAIFLSALSVTWIGHGLNIDTKKSSGH; the protein is encoded by the coding sequence ATGACCATTAATCATTACTCCGAAGCGCCTCTGGCAGTTGTGCTCTATAATCAACGCCAACGCCCGTCTGTGCTCAGCGGAGTTATGAGCTTCATCAGGCGGCGGCACTGGACCTTCTTCGTCGGATCAACGATCTTTCTTGTCATTCTCGCAACGTTGCTGGTCGCGCCCTGGATATCGCCCTACGATCCTGCGCAGCAGAGCTTGCGTTTCAGGCTCAAACCGCCGAGCGCTCTTTACTGGTTGGGGACCGATCATCTTGGACGCGACCTATTAAGCCGTGTGCTGATCGGCGGGCGCTTCACAGTAACTATTGCCGCCGTAACAGTGGTCTTGTCGGTGGTGATCGGGACATTTATTGGCATCGTCAGCGGACGCAGCCGCGGTCTCATCGACGAAGTTCTTATGCGCATTGTCGATCTGCTGATCTCGATCCCGGATGTGGTCATCGCCATCTTTCTCGTTGCTATTTTCGGCCCTGGCTATGGAACGCTGATCGCATCGCTGACGATTGTCGGCTGGACACCTTTTGCCCGGCTGGCACGCGGGCTGACCCTGTCGATCTATTCGCAGGAATACATCCGAGCCGCCGAGGTGCTGGGATGCACCAGACGTTTCATTATTTTCCGGCATGTGATTCCGAACACCATCCGGCCGATCGCCGCAGTGGCTTTTTTGCGTTTTGGCCACAAGCTGATCACCGTTGGCGGATTGTCGTTTCTCGGGCTTGGCGTCCAGCCACCAGCGGCCGATTGGGCACTGATGCTGGCCGATGCCCAAGCCTACGCCGAACGTATGCCCATCCTTGTCATCGCGCCGGGTCTTGCAATCTTTTTATCGGCCTTAAGTGTTACGTGGATCGGTCATGGTTTGAATATCGACACAAAGAAATCAAGCGGTCACTGA